Proteins found in one Aethina tumida isolate Nest 87 chromosome 1, icAetTumi1.1, whole genome shotgun sequence genomic segment:
- the LOC109593955 gene encoding cytochrome b5 reductase 4 isoform X2, with protein MPCNLSGLCCWKSKGSSRVGVKHDDKTNTAGNPRNKCALQPGHSLMDWIRLGNSGKDLTGVGAKAGRLSVTSKELATHDKETDCWIAIRGRVFNVTAYLPFHPGGVEELMKGAGKDATTLFDQVHPWVNYESILQKCYVGRLVSIDPSINKEELFMGKDSFIVPKSPTTQVKTPITPSKSPVVNSPSTIKSPDPKQYVETSVQTPEDESLPLPRFDWIQKMNSITIVFYTGAFSNPYVEISPPNQDNEININLCYKNTLFNNEIQFLHPVKFPCKTKVYFETGKVEMVFMKNNSDIWENYGLLRQKSTQIIQGSLRTNFVLVDKKQVNHNTYLLKLERADKYRCVVPIGKHVRVFALIQGSEISRSYTAVPDSLFNNFGPKNESTDSVCLMIKKYPDGSISPYVTSLEKNEVVCCSHPIGSFDLQKLEKLDKFILLAAGTGITPMLGLITFLLERRIKKCQSIVLLFFNRTEEDIPFKSQLDELAKIDSRLSLEHVLSEAKENWHGLRGRITKDLLTTSISKELEGTIYTKKDLFSCICGPNAFVDVSDSYLKELGFLNDQIHCFQG; from the exons ATGCCGTGCAATCTGTCCGGCCTCTGCTGCTGGAAGTCCAAGGGGAGCTCCCGCGTCGGCGTCAAGCACGACGACAAGACCAACACGGCAG GAAATCCGAGAAACAAATGCGCCTTACAGCCCGGCCACTCGCTTATGGACTGGATCCGACTCGGTAATTCCGGAAAGGACCTCACCGGAGTCGGTGCTAAAGCAGGACGACTTTCG GTGACCTCTAAAGAACTGGCCACACACGATAAGGAAACGGATTGTTGGATAGCTATAAGAGGAAGAGTGTTCAATGTTACGGCTTATTTACCATTTCATCCAGGTGGGGTGGAGGAGTTGATGAAGGGGGCTGGGAAAGATGCAACCACTCTATTTGATCAg GTTCACCCTTGGGTAAACTATGAATCGATTCTCCAAAAATGTTACGTTGGTCGTTTGGTATCCATAGACCCCAGCATAAACAAGGAAGAACTGTTCATGGGCAAGGACAGTTTCATAGTACCAAAGTCGCCGACTACCCAAGTGAAAACACCAATAACCCCATCGAAAAGTCCAGTTGTAAATAGTCCTAGTACGATTAAATCACCGGATCCGAAGCAATACGTTGAAACTAGCGTGCAAACGCCCGAAGATGAGTCTTTGCCTTTGCCTCGTTTCGATTGGatacaaaaaatgaattcGATAACGATCGTTTTTTATACTGGAGCGTTTTCCAATCCTTACGTGGAAATAAGCCCTCCTAACCAAGACAATgagataaacataaatttgtgtTACAAAAACACGttgtttaataatgaaatccAGTTTTTGCATCCGGTAAAATTTCCATGTAAAACTAAAGTGTACTTTGAAACTGGAAAAGTGGAGATGGTGTTTATGAAAAACAACAGCGATATTTGGGAAAATTATGGGTTGTTACGTCAAAAAAGCACACAAATTATACAGGGAAGTTTAAGAACAAATTTCGTGTTAGTCGACAAGAAACAAGTCAACCACAATACGTATCTGTTGAAGCTGGAACGTGCGGATAAATACAGATGTGTCGTACCGATTGGAAAGCACGTCAGAGTGTTTGCTCTAATCCAAG GATCTGAAATTTCAAGAAGTTATACAGCAGTACCTGATTCattgttcaataattttgGCCCGAAAAACGAGAGTACTGATTCAGTTTGTTTAATGATAAAGAAATACCCAGATGGAAGCATCAGTCCATACGTAACGAGTTTAGAAAAGAACGAAGTCGTTTGTTGTAGTCACCCAATTGGTAGTTTTGATTTACAAAAACTCGAAAAGTTGGATAAATTCATACTTTTGGCTGCAGGAACTGGGATTACACCTATGTTGGGGTTGATTACTTTCCTTCTTGAAAGGAGAATCAAAAAATG CCAATCAATTGTGCTGTTGTTTTTCAATAGGACAGAAGAAGATATTCCTTTTAAATCACAATTAGATGAATTGGCTAAAATTGATTCCAG atTGAGCCTCGAACATGTTTTATCAGAAGCAAAGGAAAATTGGCATGGTCTTCGTGGCAGAATCACAAAAGACCTCTTAACGACTTCAATATCGAAAGAATTGGAAGGAACCATCTATACGAAAAAGGATTTATTTTCGTGCATTTGTGGACCAAATGCGTTCGTGGACGTTTCCGATAGTTATTTGAAAGAGTTAGGGTTTTTGAATGATCAAATCCATTGTTTTCAGGGATAG
- the LOC109593955 gene encoding cytochrome b5 reductase 4 isoform X1, with amino-acid sequence MDVNKLKNNSKSALGSLLQGNSKIPNLVPPVLHEVGKLAAGVAAVSTANNVGSATGNPRNKCALQPGHSLMDWIRLGNSGKDLTGVGAKAGRLSVTSKELATHDKETDCWIAIRGRVFNVTAYLPFHPGGVEELMKGAGKDATTLFDQVHPWVNYESILQKCYVGRLVSIDPSINKEELFMGKDSFIVPKSPTTQVKTPITPSKSPVVNSPSTIKSPDPKQYVETSVQTPEDESLPLPRFDWIQKMNSITIVFYTGAFSNPYVEISPPNQDNEININLCYKNTLFNNEIQFLHPVKFPCKTKVYFETGKVEMVFMKNNSDIWENYGLLRQKSTQIIQGSLRTNFVLVDKKQVNHNTYLLKLERADKYRCVVPIGKHVRVFALIQGSEISRSYTAVPDSLFNNFGPKNESTDSVCLMIKKYPDGSISPYVTSLEKNEVVCCSHPIGSFDLQKLEKLDKFILLAAGTGITPMLGLITFLLERRIKKCQSIVLLFFNRTEEDIPFKSQLDELAKIDSRLSLEHVLSEAKENWHGLRGRITKDLLTTSISKELEGTIYTKKDLFSCICGPNAFVDVSDSYLKELGFLNDQIHCFQG; translated from the exons GAAATCCGAGAAACAAATGCGCCTTACAGCCCGGCCACTCGCTTATGGACTGGATCCGACTCGGTAATTCCGGAAAGGACCTCACCGGAGTCGGTGCTAAAGCAGGACGACTTTCG GTGACCTCTAAAGAACTGGCCACACACGATAAGGAAACGGATTGTTGGATAGCTATAAGAGGAAGAGTGTTCAATGTTACGGCTTATTTACCATTTCATCCAGGTGGGGTGGAGGAGTTGATGAAGGGGGCTGGGAAAGATGCAACCACTCTATTTGATCAg GTTCACCCTTGGGTAAACTATGAATCGATTCTCCAAAAATGTTACGTTGGTCGTTTGGTATCCATAGACCCCAGCATAAACAAGGAAGAACTGTTCATGGGCAAGGACAGTTTCATAGTACCAAAGTCGCCGACTACCCAAGTGAAAACACCAATAACCCCATCGAAAAGTCCAGTTGTAAATAGTCCTAGTACGATTAAATCACCGGATCCGAAGCAATACGTTGAAACTAGCGTGCAAACGCCCGAAGATGAGTCTTTGCCTTTGCCTCGTTTCGATTGGatacaaaaaatgaattcGATAACGATCGTTTTTTATACTGGAGCGTTTTCCAATCCTTACGTGGAAATAAGCCCTCCTAACCAAGACAATgagataaacataaatttgtgtTACAAAAACACGttgtttaataatgaaatccAGTTTTTGCATCCGGTAAAATTTCCATGTAAAACTAAAGTGTACTTTGAAACTGGAAAAGTGGAGATGGTGTTTATGAAAAACAACAGCGATATTTGGGAAAATTATGGGTTGTTACGTCAAAAAAGCACACAAATTATACAGGGAAGTTTAAGAACAAATTTCGTGTTAGTCGACAAGAAACAAGTCAACCACAATACGTATCTGTTGAAGCTGGAACGTGCGGATAAATACAGATGTGTCGTACCGATTGGAAAGCACGTCAGAGTGTTTGCTCTAATCCAAG GATCTGAAATTTCAAGAAGTTATACAGCAGTACCTGATTCattgttcaataattttgGCCCGAAAAACGAGAGTACTGATTCAGTTTGTTTAATGATAAAGAAATACCCAGATGGAAGCATCAGTCCATACGTAACGAGTTTAGAAAAGAACGAAGTCGTTTGTTGTAGTCACCCAATTGGTAGTTTTGATTTACAAAAACTCGAAAAGTTGGATAAATTCATACTTTTGGCTGCAGGAACTGGGATTACACCTATGTTGGGGTTGATTACTTTCCTTCTTGAAAGGAGAATCAAAAAATG CCAATCAATTGTGCTGTTGTTTTTCAATAGGACAGAAGAAGATATTCCTTTTAAATCACAATTAGATGAATTGGCTAAAATTGATTCCAG atTGAGCCTCGAACATGTTTTATCAGAAGCAAAGGAAAATTGGCATGGTCTTCGTGGCAGAATCACAAAAGACCTCTTAACGACTTCAATATCGAAAGAATTGGAAGGAACCATCTATACGAAAAAGGATTTATTTTCGTGCATTTGTGGACCAAATGCGTTCGTGGACGTTTCCGATAGTTATTTGAAAGAGTTAGGGTTTTTGAATGATCAAATCCATTGTTTTCAGGGATAG